A genomic stretch from Scomber scombrus chromosome 8, fScoSco1.1, whole genome shotgun sequence includes:
- the scamp4 gene encoding secretory carrier-associated membrane protein 4: MGDRVNNFPPLPKFIRIRPCFYHNIEEEIPAAHQQLVRRVYTLWMMYSGTLCINVIGCIAWWAGGGNATNFGFSLLWLILFSPCSYTCWFRPLYKAFRADSSFNFMAFFFIFFLQCVLSLIQTIGISGWGTCGWIATVMFFSQNVGSAIVMLITSLLFTLVTALMALVLIKVHRLYRGGGGSLERAKEEWSSGVWKSGPVREAGFNAVAQSAQGPSLPQYPTSVPSYPDNSHW, from the exons ATCGAGTCAACAACTTTCCTCCCCTGCCTAAGTTCATCAGAATTAGGCCATGCTTTTATCACAACATCGAAGAGGAAATTCCTGCTGCCCACCAGCAGTTAGTGCGCAGAGTCTACACACTTTGGATGA tGTATTCGGGCACGCTGTGCATTAATGTGATCGGGTGTATTGCCTGGTGGGCTGGGGGTGGAAATGCCACCAACTTTGGCTTCTCCCTGCTCTGGCTCATCCTCTTCAGTCCCTGTAGTTACACCTGCTGGTTCAGACCTCTCTACAAAGCTTTCAG gGCTGATAGCTCGTTCAACTTCATGgccttcttcttcatcttcttcctccagtGTGTCTTGTCTCTCATCCAGACCATAGGCATATCTGGCTGGGGAACATG CGGCTGGATTGCGACAGTGATGTTTTTCAGCCAAAATGTGGGCTCCGCTATAGTGATGCTTATCACAAGTCTGCTCTTCACTCTGGTGACTGCTTTAATGGCACTGGTTCTCATTAAG GTGCACAGACTCTACCGTGGCGGTGGCGGGAGTTTGGAGCGAGCTAAGGAAGAGTGGAGCAGCGGCGTGTGGAAGAGCGGACCGGTGAGAGAAGCCGGGTTCAATGCCGTCGCTCAGAGTGCTCAAGGCCCGAGCTTGCCACAGTACCCTACATCAGTGCCAAGCTATCCCGACAACAGTCATTGGTGA
- the si:ch211-129c21.1 gene encoding semaphorin-4E, which translates to MSLLSALSIVCGLMLRVSLSALDTHYCVPRKTVPYQSQLKSFREEGIFNYSTMLMRDDLGLLLLGAREAVYALDIDNISIRKAVVYWRVTEEKQRECTYKGKHAEVECRNYIRTLHKVNDTTMYVCGTNAFSPICDYMTFANGQLRLEGKQEEGKGKCPFDPFQRYSSLMVGNDLYSATSINFLGSEPVVLRSSNLALRTEFKSSWLSEPNFVYMDFVGESYLSPDGDDDKVYMFFSENAMEYDFYSKVAVSRVARVCKGDMGGQRTLQRKWTTFLKARLDCSLPEPSLPPIVQDVFLLKHEDWRKSVFYAVFTPQSGLSQVSAVCAYSVSAIRDSFNEGKFKTPVAVETSHVKWVMYTGEVPVPRPGACINNVARKMGMNRSLDLPDKTLQFIRDRPLMDEAVRPLTGSPLLLKKGALLTRIVVDSVLALDGQRYAVMFIGTENGYIQKAVNYDGEMFIIEEIQLYENAEPINILRLSSSKGQLFAGSEFGAIQMPVSNCSRYVTCVDCILARDPYCAWDFSTEQCSSVHSLSSSSSNTAIQSLEKGDISQCPQPDPVPAVDLTLIPENNIQLPCELHSNLAQVMWQFSGQTLHSNHKYYIYSGGLLILSASESDVGLYTCGSVEQINGRTYNRTVAVYRLQPYSGPAVGDNTTPGSEVKNSSDSIHSPNTASPGVGPDPDIGDHVSPEPQSDTSRLTGLEVAVGLLSLLCLSLMGVIFWIWSRGGLECFKFGQSSSANEGKRQSTEYMHIPNRTSEIKLLEPESGRRCSANNNHSAVDFKGNGEHHFTPMANISSLDGLGYINDESEI; encoded by the exons ATGTCTCTTCTCTCAGCCCTGAGCATTGTCTGTGGATTGATGCTCCGTGTTTCGCTTAGTGCACTTGACACTCACTACTGTGTCCCAAGAAAGACTGTCCCCTACCAGA GCCAGCTGAAGTCGTTTAGAGAAGAGGGGATCTTCAACTACTCCACTATGCTGATGAGAGATGACctaggcctgctgctgctgggggcGAGAGAGGCCGTATATGCTCTGGACATCGACAACATCTCTATCAGAAAGGCTGTG GTGTATTGGCGAGTTACCgaggagaagcagagggagTGCACGTACAAGGGAAAACACGCTGAG GTGGAATGCCGCAACTACATTCGAACCCTGCACAAAGTGAATGACACtactatgtatgtgtgtggcacAAATGCGTTTAGCCCCATCTGTGATTATATG ACGTTTGCTAATGGACAGCTAAGGCTAGAGGGAAagcaggaggagggaaaagggaAATGTCCTTTTGATCCCTTCCAGAGATACTCCTCCCTCATGGTTG GAAACGACCTGTACTCTGCTACATCCATCAACTTCTTGGGTTCAGAGCCGGTGGTTCTGCGCAGTTCAAACCTGGCTCTCCGCACAGAGTTTAAGAGCTCCTGGCTCAGTG AGCCAAACTTTGTCTACATGGACTTTGTGGGTGAGAGTTATCTCAGCcctgatggtgatgatgataaagTATACATGTTCTTCAGCGAGAATGCCATGGAGTACGACTTTTACAGCAAGGTTGCAGTGTCACGAGTGGCCCGTGTCTGTAAg GGGGATATGGGCGGCCAGCGGACGCTGCAAAGGAAATGGACGACGTTCCTAAAAGCTCGTCTGGATTGTTCCCTCCCTGAACCCAGCCTGCCCCCCATTGTACAGGATGTCTTCCTGCTGAAGCATGAAGACTGGAGGAAGAGTGTCTTCTATGCTGTCTTCACTCCCCAGTC GGGTTTGTCTCAGGTATCTGCAGTGTGCGCATACAGTGTGTCCGCCATTAGAGATAGCTTCAATGAGGGAAAGTTTAAGACACCTGTTGCTGTGGAGACATCACATGTCAAGTGGGTGATGTACACAGGAGAGGTGCCAGTCCCCAGACCAGGAGCG TGCATCAATAATGTGGCTCGTAAAATGGGGATGAATCGTTCTCTGGACCTTCCTGACAAAACCCTCCAGTTCATCAGGGACCGTCCCCTCATGGACGAGGCAGTTCGTCCTCTGACAGGGAGCCCACTGCTGCTTAAGAAGGGGGCCTTGCTGACTCGGATTGTAGTGGACAGCGTGCTGGCGCTGGATGGACAGAGATATGCCGTCATGTTCATTGGCACTG AAAACGGTTATATTCAGAAGGCCGTCAACTATGATGGAGAGATGTTCATCATTGAGGAGATTCAACTGTATGAAAATGCTGAACCTATCAACATCCTGCGCCTCTCATCCAGCAAA GGCCAGCTATTTGCGGGTTCAGAGTTTGGTGCTATCCAGATGCCAGTCAGTAACTGCAGCCGCTATGTCACTTGTGTGGACTGCATCCTGGCCAGGGATCCTTACTGTGCCTGGGACTTCTCCACTGAGCAGTGCTCCTCCGTCCACAGcttatcctcttcctcctcaaaTACAGCAATACAGAGTCTGGAGAAAGGAGACATCTCGCAGTGTCCTCAGCCTG aTCCAGTACCGGCAGTGGATTTGACCCTGATTCCAGAGAACAACATCCAGCTGCCTTGTGAGCTCCACTCCAACTTGGCACAGGTCATGTGGCAGTTTTCTGGCCAAACACTTCACTCCAACCACAAATACTACATCTACAGCGGGGGCCTCCTCATCCTGAGTGCTTCTGAATCTGACGTTGGTCTGTACACCTGTGGCTCAGTGGAGCAAATCAATGGCAGGACATACAACCGGACTGTGGCGGTTTATCGTTTACAGCCCTACTCAGGCCCAGCAGTGGGGGACAACACTACTCCTGGCAGTGAGGTGAAAAATTCCTCAGACTCTATTCACAGTCCGAATACAGCTTCACCGGGGGTGGGGCCAGATCCGGACATTGGGGACCATGTGTCCCCAGAGCCTCAAAGTGACACTAGCAGGTTAACTGGATTAGAGGTGGCCGTTGGCCTGCTGTCCCTGCTTTGTCTCTCACTGATGGGGGTCATATTTTGGATCTGGAGTCGAGGAGGTTTGGAATGCTTTAAGTTTGGGCAAAGCTCCAGTGCCAACGAGGGAAAACGACAATCTACCGAATACATGCACATCCCGAACAGAACTTCAGAGATAAAGCTCCTGGAGCCTGAGTCTGGGAGACGTTGTAGTGCCAATAATAATCACTCTGCTGTTGACTTCAAAGGGAACGGGGAGCACCACTTCACACCCATGGCCAACATTTCAAGTCTGGACGGTCTGGGTTACATAAATGATGAGTCAGAGATTTGA
- the LOC133985013 gene encoding uncharacterized protein LOC133985013 — translation MSAQVTVTLDEEQKRVDVPHGSSLTLYCSLEGQGRFRIAWFFKCCGNKTIDINATVFNKSTKTSNETSSKTKQNLKEDLPKHTLSSVTYNDSGWYFCNVTIEIPYLKHYESKGAEVIVGTGKTVTEHTTYQTQVHVSPTNFFEEWWLWILVGGSVLVLIVLIIICVLMRRRQHIRELQTPIYGNMRPSPRPGAPADKLKTVSSCQNLRTPNPGRKYEESKMRYK, via the exons ATGTCAGCTCAAGTTACTGTAACTCTGGATGAAGAGCAAAAAAGAGTGGACGTTCCCCATGGTTCCTCTCTGACTTTGTACTGCTCTTTGGAGGGACAGGGGAGATTTCGAATAGCCtggttttttaaatgctgtggaaataaaacaattgACATCAACGCCACGGTATTTAACAAATCCACAAAGACCTCCAATGAGACATCcagcaaaacaaagcagaacTTAAAGGAGGATCTGCCGAAACACACTTTATCAAGTGTTACATACAACGACAGTGGATGGTACTTTTGCAATGTCACAATAGAGATtccatatttaaaacattatgaGAGCAAAGGAGCAGAAGTGATTGttg GAACAGGGAAGACCGTAACGGAACATACAACTTACCAGACAcaag TCCATGTGTCTCCCACAAACTTCTTTGAAGAATGGTGGCTATGGATCTTGGTGGGAGGATCGGTTCTCGTCCTGATAGTCCTCATCATCATATGTGTCTTAATGAGAAGGAGACAACATATAAGAG AGTTACAGACTCCTATCTATGGAAACATGCGTCCCTCTCCTCGGCCTGGGGCGCCAGCAGACAAACTTAAGACAGTTTCTTCATGTCAAAACCTTCGGACCCCAAATCCTGGCAGGAAATATGAGGAAAGCAAAATGAGATACAAATAG
- the fsd1 gene encoding fibronectin type III and SPRY domain-containing protein 1 isoform X2 encodes MGDQKESLRKITHTLATKNDEISNFICGLKQSLDNLEANSSRVQEDLDSEFSSLHSILDDMKENMMTRIKQERASRTYELQSQLSACSKALESSEELLELANQTLCSSETDGFNQAAKDIKDSVTMAPAFRLSLKAKASDNMSHLMVDFSQEREMLQELKFLPVPATPEIQVSECQVCDNTVTIVWTLPEPDGKIDHYILEHRRTNHEGPPRIREDYPWMVLEGIREMDHTLTGLRFDTRYMTFRVKACNKAVAGEFSEPITLETHAFTFKLDSGSSHQNLKVEDLSVEWDSSGGKIQEIRKEKNRTNSPMHSPARFVLAASLMSPKRAPTARVGRDRFTAESYTVLADTMIDAGQQYWEVRFDKESKAFAVGVALRSLGRFDQLGKSSASWCIHLNNWLQQSLTAKHNNKARTLDCPIPSSIGVYCNYEEGVLSFFNSKTKQLMHTFRTKFQQPVIPAFMVWNGSFSVVTGLQVPSVVQSGQRKNSGTSSSNASLT; translated from the exons ATGGGAGACCAGAAG GAATCTCTGCGTAAGATCACCCACACGCTGGCCACGAAGAATGACGAGATTTCCAACTTCATCTGCGGCCTCAAACAGAGCCTCGACAACTTAGAG GCCAACTCCTCTCGAGTGCAAGAGGACCTGGACTCTGAGTTCAGCTCCCTGCACTCTATCCTGGATGACATGAAGGAAAACATGATGACACGCATCAAACAGGAGAGAGCCAGCCGCACATATGAGTTACAG AGTCAGCTGAGCGCCTGCTCCAAAGCCCTGGAGAGTTCAGAAGAGCTGCTGGAGCTGGCTAACCAGACGCTCTGCTCCTCTGAGACGGACGGGTTCAATCAG GCGGCCAAAGACATTAAGGATAG CGTGACAATGGCTCCGGCCTTTCGCCTCTCCCTGAAGGCTAAAGCCAGTGACAACATGAGTCACTTGATGGTGGATTTCAGCCAGGAGAGGGAGATGTTGCAGGAGCTCAAGTTTCTCCCAG TTCCTGCCACTCCAGAGATCCAGGTGTCAGAGTGCCAGGTCTGTGACAACACAGTGACTATAGTCTGGACCTTACCGGAGCCTGACGGCAAGATTGACCACTACATACTGGAACACCGACGCACAAACCACGAGGGTCCCCCACGTATCAGAGAGGACTACCCCTGGATGGTGTTGGAGGGGATACGAGAGATGGATCACACGCTCACGG GTCTGCGCTTTGATACCCGGTACATGACATTCAGAGTGAAAGCGTGTAACAAGGCTGTTGCGGGAGAGTTTTCAGAGCCCATTACACTAGAAACTCACG CCTTCACCTTCAAACTGGACTCAGGTTCATCCCACCAGAACCTGAAGGTAGAAGACTTGAGTGTGGAGTGGGacagcagtggtggaaaaatACAAGAAATCCGAAAGGAGAAGAACCGAACTAACTCCCCGATGCACTCTCCAGCCAGGTTTGTATTAGC GGCATCACTGATGTCACCTAAGAGAGCACCGACGGCCCGGGTCGGCAGAGACAGGTTTACAGCAGAGTCCTACACAGTGCTGG CTGACACCATGATCGACGCCGGCCAGCAGTACTGGGAGGTGCGGTTCGACAAGGAGAGCAAAGCTTTTGCGGTGGGCGTGGCCCTGCGGAGCCTCGGACGTTTTGACCAGCTGGGGAAAAGCAGCGCCTCCTGGTGCATCCATCTGAACAACTGGCTACAGCAGAGCCTCACAGCCAAGCACAACAACAAGGCTCGAACACTGGACTGTCCAATCCCAAGCAGTATAGGAGTCTACTGCAACTATGAAGAAG GTGTACTGTCGTTCTTCAATTCCAAAACAAAGCAACTGATGCACACCTTCCGAACCAAGTTCCAGCAGCCAGTCATACCAGCTTTCATG GTGTGGAACGGCAGCTTCTCAGTAGTGACGGGCCTGCAGGTTCCCAGCGTGGTGCAAAGTGGCCAGAGGAAAAACAGCGGCACCAGCAGCTCCAACGCCAGCCTCACTTAG
- the fsd1 gene encoding fibronectin type III and SPRY domain-containing protein 1 isoform X1: MGDQKESLRKITHTLATKNDEISNFICGLKQSLDNLEANSSRVQEDLDSEFSSLHSILDDMKENMMTRIKQERASRTYELQSQLSACSKALESSEELLELANQTLCSSETDGFNQAAKDIKDSVTMAPAFRLSLKAKASDNMSHLMVDFSQEREMLQELKFLPVPATPEIQVSECQVCDNTVTIVWTLPEPDGKIDHYILEHRRTNHEGPPRIREDYPWMVLEGIREMDHTLTGLRFDTRYMTFRVKACNKAVAGEFSEPITLETHAFTFKLDSGSSHQNLKVEDLSVEWDSSGGKIQEIRKEKNRTNSPMHSPARASLMSPKRAPTARVGRDRFTAESYTVLADTMIDAGQQYWEVRFDKESKAFAVGVALRSLGRFDQLGKSSASWCIHLNNWLQQSLTAKHNNKARTLDCPIPSSIGVYCNYEEGVLSFFNSKTKQLMHTFRTKFQQPVIPAFMVWNGSFSVVTGLQVPSVVQSGQRKNSGTSSSNASLT, from the exons ATGGGAGACCAGAAG GAATCTCTGCGTAAGATCACCCACACGCTGGCCACGAAGAATGACGAGATTTCCAACTTCATCTGCGGCCTCAAACAGAGCCTCGACAACTTAGAG GCCAACTCCTCTCGAGTGCAAGAGGACCTGGACTCTGAGTTCAGCTCCCTGCACTCTATCCTGGATGACATGAAGGAAAACATGATGACACGCATCAAACAGGAGAGAGCCAGCCGCACATATGAGTTACAG AGTCAGCTGAGCGCCTGCTCCAAAGCCCTGGAGAGTTCAGAAGAGCTGCTGGAGCTGGCTAACCAGACGCTCTGCTCCTCTGAGACGGACGGGTTCAATCAG GCGGCCAAAGACATTAAGGATAG CGTGACAATGGCTCCGGCCTTTCGCCTCTCCCTGAAGGCTAAAGCCAGTGACAACATGAGTCACTTGATGGTGGATTTCAGCCAGGAGAGGGAGATGTTGCAGGAGCTCAAGTTTCTCCCAG TTCCTGCCACTCCAGAGATCCAGGTGTCAGAGTGCCAGGTCTGTGACAACACAGTGACTATAGTCTGGACCTTACCGGAGCCTGACGGCAAGATTGACCACTACATACTGGAACACCGACGCACAAACCACGAGGGTCCCCCACGTATCAGAGAGGACTACCCCTGGATGGTGTTGGAGGGGATACGAGAGATGGATCACACGCTCACGG GTCTGCGCTTTGATACCCGGTACATGACATTCAGAGTGAAAGCGTGTAACAAGGCTGTTGCGGGAGAGTTTTCAGAGCCCATTACACTAGAAACTCACG CCTTCACCTTCAAACTGGACTCAGGTTCATCCCACCAGAACCTGAAGGTAGAAGACTTGAGTGTGGAGTGGGacagcagtggtggaaaaatACAAGAAATCCGAAAGGAGAAGAACCGAACTAACTCCCCGATGCACTCTCCAGCCAG GGCATCACTGATGTCACCTAAGAGAGCACCGACGGCCCGGGTCGGCAGAGACAGGTTTACAGCAGAGTCCTACACAGTGCTGG CTGACACCATGATCGACGCCGGCCAGCAGTACTGGGAGGTGCGGTTCGACAAGGAGAGCAAAGCTTTTGCGGTGGGCGTGGCCCTGCGGAGCCTCGGACGTTTTGACCAGCTGGGGAAAAGCAGCGCCTCCTGGTGCATCCATCTGAACAACTGGCTACAGCAGAGCCTCACAGCCAAGCACAACAACAAGGCTCGAACACTGGACTGTCCAATCCCAAGCAGTATAGGAGTCTACTGCAACTATGAAGAAG GTGTACTGTCGTTCTTCAATTCCAAAACAAAGCAACTGATGCACACCTTCCGAACCAAGTTCCAGCAGCCAGTCATACCAGCTTTCATG GTGTGGAACGGCAGCTTCTCAGTAGTGACGGGCCTGCAGGTTCCCAGCGTGGTGCAAAGTGGCCAGAGGAAAAACAGCGGCACCAGCAGCTCCAACGCCAGCCTCACTTAG